A portion of the Cryptomeria japonica chromosome 5, Sugi_1.0, whole genome shotgun sequence genome contains these proteins:
- the LOC131068750 gene encoding 17.8 kDa class I heat shock protein has translation MSLVPSLFGRKSSVFDPFSLEVWDPLGAFNSITRDLASPEFERETAAVANTQIDWKETSDAHIFKADLPGLKKEEVKIEVEDGRIVQISGERNKEEEQKNEKYHRVERSRGKFLRRFRLPENAKMEEVKAAMENGVLTVTVPKQPEPKPKVKSIEISG, from the exons ATGTCTCTGGTTCCCAGCCTCTTTGGTAGGAAATCCAGCGTATTCGATCCATTCTCTCTTGAAGTGTGGGATCCGCTGGGAGCTTTTAATTCCATTACCAGGGATTTAGCTTCTCCAGAATTTGAAAGGGAAACAGCTGCCGTTGCAAACACACAAATCGATTGGAAGGAAACTTCCGATGCGCACATTTTCAAGGCCGATCTGCCAG GTCTGAAAAAAGAGGAGGTGAAAATAGAAGTGGAAGACGGACGGATCGTGCAGATTAGTGGAGAACGCAataaagaagaggagcaaaagaatgAGAAATATCATCGAGTGGAACGCTCACGCGGCAAATTCCTGCGAAGATTCCGACTGCCAGAGAATGCAAAGATGGAGGAAGTGAAAGCTGCTATGGAAAATGGAGTCCTGACGGTGACTGTGCCAAAGCAACCGGAGCCGAAGCCAAAGGTCAAATCCATTGAGATATCTGGTTAA
- the LOC131068749 gene encoding 18.1 kDa class I heat shock protein, whose translation MSLVPSLFGRKSSVFDPFSLEVWDPLGAFNSITRDLPLSEFARDAAAIASTQIDWKETSDAHIFKADLPGLKQEEVKIEVEDGRILQISGERNKEEEQKNEKYHRVERSRGKFLRRFRLPENAKMEEVKAAMENGVLTVTVPKQPEPKPKVKSIEISG comes from the exons ATGTCTCTGGTTCCCAGCCTCTTTGGAAGGAAATCCAGCGTATTCGATCCATTTTCTCTTGAAGTGTGGGATCCGCTGGGAGCTTTTAATTCCATTACCAGGGATTTGCCTCTTTCAGAATTTGCAAGGGATGCGGCAGCCATTGCAAGCACACAAATTGATTGGAAAGAAACTTCGGATGCGCACATTTTCAAGGCCGATCTGCCAG GTCTGAAACAAGAAGAGGTGAAAATAGAAGTCGAGGACGGACGGATCTTGCAGATTAGTGGAGAACGGAataaagaagaggagcaaaagaacgAAAAATATCACCGAGTGGAACGCTCACGCGGCAAATTTTTGCGACGATTTCGGCTGCCGGAGAATGCAAAGATGGAGGAAGTGAAAGCTGCCATGGAAAATGGAGTGCTGACGGTGACTGTGCCAAAACAGCCGGAGCCGAAGCCAAAGGTCAAATCCATTGAGATATCTGGTTAA